A window of Benincasa hispida cultivar B227 chromosome 9, ASM972705v1, whole genome shotgun sequence genomic DNA:
AAGAATCAAGTTTACCAAGtctaaaatgtaaaatttcttgtgttttgggtttttttttttttttttttttttttttttttttaattaattaattaatttatttttatatagtgCGTCTCACAAAAAAAAACTCGCGCCTTTTTGTGTGCCTTGTACCTAGGCTTTAGAGGGCCGTTGCGTCTTAGTGCGCCTCGGGCATTTAAAAACACCGGTCGTAAGTCTATATATTCTCCCTTTTGAGGTCAGATGTTCAACTCTTTATAAAACCATATTTTCAATTGAGCGATAGCTTTCGTGGTGTTAAGTGCATTTGGTCTTATTTTTTGTTCAAGTTCCTTACTTAGAAGGAACCAAATTCTGCCAGGCTAGTGACAATTGTTTGAACATAAAGCTTAGAACCATTTCTTGTTTATCATATCCTTTGGATCAGTCTAGTAACATGACCTCTCCCCTCCCTCCCTCCCAGTCCTTTGTTGATTTACAGTTTCCCAACGGGCAGTTGACTTATGTGTCGGGTGAAGGTTTAACTACAACGGCATTTCTGCCCTTTTGTGGAGGCCTCCTTCAAGCTCAAGGTCAATGTCCAGGAGAAATGAAATTCAGCTTTTCATGCAAGGTTagttcttttcttttgaaaaagaagaaaaaattgtttCTCCTTTTCAAACTCAATGTCCAAAAGAACTTATGTGGACCTCAATGTTCCTGAGTTGGCACCTTGTTTGTGCTGGATGCTTTTCTTAGAATAAGTGGGGAACCCGAATAACACCGATAGTGCAACTGCCTGACAAATCATTTACTTTGGACCTTGCTCAATCATTGGCTTGGAAGAGATCAGGTCTTCTGGTGAAACCAACTCTCCAGTGCAGGTTAGTATACATGCTTATTCATCAAAGTTGAGTCGCCTGTATTGATCCGACAAACACAATAAATGCCAATTTGAACTTTGATGTTATCTATGGGCATTTATTGCAATCTAGGAAAATATCCTGGCTCTCGGAATGCTTTCAAGTTTCATATGCCAAGACTTCTCTCCTTATGTTTATCCCTTGAACATATATTcatactaattttattttaataattcatattaatttttcattagtttttttttttttttttggNNNNNNNNNNNNNNNNNNNNATTTTGTTGCAACTTAGTAATTTTCGGTTTGAGTTTGTTTCGCTTTTTTCACTTCTCGAGTGATAAGTGGTGATTTTTGTGTCtaacatttgatttttaaacGATCAGTTTGAGTCCCACTTTTGGTGGAAGCAATCCTGGGTTCCGTGCTGAAATTGTTCATTCAGTGAAGAAACATCTCAATCTCATGTGCGGCTGTTCTTTCATTGCCCACCCTTCTGCATTTGCTTCAATTTCTGTAAGTATTTAACTCCCTTTTGTGTCTATAATACTAATTCATACCTACACTATAGCGACTTGTACCATTTCTCGATTCCCTTCTCTATACCATATTTGTTGTAGAATATACTTCACTGTTGGCgaattcatttttcttgtaTTTGATTTCTTGCTCGGGATCCAGATCGGCAGGTCAAAGTGGAATGGAAACGTTGGGAATTCAGGGATAGTTGTAAGAGTTGATACTCCACTCTCAAATATTCGTAGAACTTCCTTCTCTGTTCAGATAAATACTGGGATTGAGTGTTGATCTTAAGAAACATGAGTTTTTGGTAGTTTTCAAGTGTATATATAGTCTCAAAACTGTTTTCTGTTTACTTACACGATGGATGAATATCTATTAACTATGATTGAGGCCATCGTCTGTAAATTATGACATGTCCTTTTCTTGTTTGTTCCCTACTAGTAAAGCCAGTTTCTGCTTCtattttttacaaataaataGAAATGCCCGTTAGGCTACCTCGTGACAGTTTCTGATCCAAAGCTTTGAACCTTGCATCTCGATCAACCGTGTTGCGCTTGATGTTCGATATTTCAATTGCAACTTTACCTTCGAGCATACAAACCACAGAAGACATGGATGGTCTGAGACTTGGAGACAGGTTTGTGCACAAAAGAGCTATATGAAGCATCCCCATGACCTCCTCTTTTGGGCCAAGAtttggatcaacaagctcaagtAAGTTTCCTTCCTCTTGTAGAACATAAGCCTTCAAAAGCAAATATAAAAATACTTCTTAGTTAGACAAATAGacaatgaaatttcattttgtaaacaTTAGTAAAGAGTACTACTCTAGGCCATGACTTACCCAGTCAAGAAGATAAACAAACTCTTCTTTCTATCTGTAACTCGTATTACTTTTTCCACTCACAATCTCTAATGCCACAACTCTAAAGCTATAAACGTCAGTTTTATGAGTCAAATGACCCCTCATCGCGTATTCATGAGCCATATAACCACTGAAAGTAATTCATATCGAAAAAGGACAAAACCGTTAAGACATTTAGAGGCGGGATTCAACCGTTTgacataaaaaaagaaagagtgaTAGATAGGGTAAGAGAGAGACATTGTGCCTGCAATTCTTGTACTAATATGACTATTCTCCTCTTCATCAAGCTTAGCCAATCCAAAGTCAGAGATCTTGGTTTTCAAGTTTTCATCAAGTAGAACATTAGTAGCTTTTATATCTCTATGAACCATTT
This region includes:
- the LOC120084990 gene encoding probable LRR receptor-like serine/threonine-protein kinase At1g53440 gives rise to the protein MGRDECENKRVIIEKGKLIKKDFNIMEEAGGVGKEFILEVPKRSICIGLLSSKSRQGNREFITEIGMISALQHPNLVKVYGCCIEGNQLLLVYEYLQKNNLARALFSPEEHSLHLDWPIRMKICLGIAKRLAYLHGESRLKMVHRDIKATNVLLDENLKTKISDFGLAKLDEEENSHISTRIAGTIGYMAHEYAMRGHLTHKTDVYSFRVVALEIAYVLQEEGNLLELVDPNLGPKEEVMGMLHIALLCTNLSPSLRPSMSSVVCMLEGKVAIEISNIKRNTVDRDARFKALDQKLSRGSLTGISIYL